GTGCATAACTAAAGGGTCCTGCgatcacaataaaaacaagtctTTAATTAATAAACCTTGTATATTAGGCAGGATAAATCTACCATatttacagttaaaaaaaactaaaaacatttaaagaataatGGCAACACACCAGACCCGAGGAGGGAACAGGTTGAATGTTAAGACTCATTTTCTCTTCTGTCACTTTGTTTAGAGTCTGTCTTAAGAGTTGTGTTTGAGAGAGATTCTGGAAAAGACAAGGACAGTtactaaaacaacaacactagaATTCATGACTTCTCTCATTTTAACTCCTATAAAGTGCAATCATACCTGAATGACTGCATTAAAGAAACATGTGTTTCCCAGGTTGCTCAGCCCTTTTACTGAAATAACAACATTGTCTTCAGACGTGCCAGACTTTTGTGAGTTCCCAACACTCTCTTTCTTGGTGTTTTTCTTGGGGTgatccttgttttgtttgtcgTCTTTGTCCTCATTTTCCTCTGCTTTTGCAGTCTCTGTCTTCTGATCAACTTCCAACAAGCTGTCTTCTTCCTTCACTCCTAAATAACCAATTATGACAagttcaaaaaagaaaaaagaaaatagacacGTGATtccaataatacattttgagaaaaacaaaaatgtttccaaTGGAACCTACTTTTCTGTGGTCTCTTTATGGGATCTGCAGAGGTTTGCTTTTGTAGGTTGGTCACCAGCTGAGCCAAATGTCCAGTTCTGGAGTATTGGACTTCATCATCACATATGTAACACCTGCAATTTGGCAACACGTGAAAAGTACTTTTTCAAGAACTCCTCATTTCAAACACAACTTAAGCCTCTGTGATTAACACACTATTACAACATACTCACCACACACTCCAGTTGTCCAAACTGATCACCAGGCAATGTGGCTCCGACCGAGGAGTTTCATAATGTTTGATGGCATGCTGGTTCTCAGAGTTTCGTCCACATCCCTTGTAGAAAATATGCATCTGGTCATTAAGCAAAAAGTCACTTCATACACTGTCAAAATCGAAATGACAAACTCACTCTATGGCCACATTTTAAGCACATCCATGTAGGTGttgtttccttttcctcttcaggTTCCTGTGGCCCGGTAGTGctgatattttctttgttttcttcattttcttcatGCTTACAATCCTGACAATTCGTCCAATCAGAATTCCCAGAGAGTTTCTTCAGAAGAGTTTGCTCTGTTCCCTTTTTAATATGCCTGCAGGATGGTCCTATGaagataaaaaacacacacacacacaatgttgtaAAGTCAGTCTTCCTACGTCTCCTACAGGTTATCATATGTCATGAAGACGATAATATTCTTTACCGGTAAATTCAATGTCATCGTCCTCTCTGGAGCTTTTGTCCTTCCCCCTTTTCTTTACCATTTTCACCTAACATTAAGCACAATTAGAGATGAATAGATCAGACACAGCAGTCACCAATCTACCAGAacacataatgtaacatttaactCAATGCCCATCCTCAGGGTCCAGTCAACTTACTGTCACAAACGGAGCCTAATGAAAACCTTCAGTTTTCAGTTCCGTTTACTTTGTGTGGAATAACTCATTCGGACATCATTCATTTGGTTTACTGATGACAGCCGTAACATGCGAGTCTTAAGATTGAAAAGAAAGGGGTCTGACGTTACAAAGTTTCAAAATTGCGAAAAATATCTCCGCTGATTTGGCAGGAAAATGCCAGCTGACACATGGAGACAACAGAGGAACAAAATGTGATGGTGCCGCTGTTTCGGACACTACGTGTATTTCCTGTGTGCGTCGCTAGAAACAGTCCGAGTTAAAACAACGCTACTAGCTCATGTACTAGCTGCGGCACAGCGCCAGCACAGCGGTGTGATTACCGACGTTGTTCAGGTGTGTAATTAGACTGCTTGTTCAGCTCCGTCTGTATAACTTACATAGTTATATTACATTCAAGTTCCACGCTTGACGACACTTATCTTTGAATGTGTTGATAGAAAGCGGTTTAAAGTCAGTGATTGTTTATGTATATCAGTAGTGAAAATCGACGCTCTAGTTTGCCTTCATCAGTATGTCTTACTTGGAGTGGGCTGAGTCTCAGCTTGCAGAGATCGAGCTGCTGACCAGCATGTTTCCCACCCTAGATGAGCTGGAGTTAACAGACCAGGTGGCACTAGCTGAGCTCAGGGACTATGTGGAGGGCTCAACTTCAACAGACAGCCCCCCTCCTTCCAGACCTCACTTTCTCATCAAACTGAAACTGGACACTGCAAGCATGGAGAGGGTACAGACTAATTCGGCTGTCTGTCATAGTATGTCATTGTCCTTTCCATATATCCAAAacaaaaattatgtttttctgttttgttgctCCATTCAGACGGATGTCATTCTATCCTGTACTTATCCATCCAAATACCCCAGTGTGTTACCAGAGATAACTGTCCGGTAAGCCAATAGCCACTTTTGATTTGTGTTAAAGGTGATGCACTCTTCACATTTATGCCAAAAAATTATATCCATATATAACTCATTAATAACTCAAGCATACACATTTCTACTTTGCCATTCTGTCTGAAAAATTGCAAAGGACAACAGTGTAATAAAGGTGGTCCAATGTGAATATGAAATAATAGAACATTACATAGATGAGCAACAGACTAATGACACAGAAAGTAAGAGGTTATTTTCTACTGTTATGGCTTTATTGGAAGTTAGGACATCAGCATGATTGAACACAGATAGCATACAATTAACCGTGTATGTGACCACTTTATGGAAATGTTAAGCGGTACCATTAATTAATCTTGTGCCTATTTAGGGGGCCAGTAAAACAACACAGGCCAGTGACACAAATCATAACATCTAATATGCATAATAGAGATCTAATAGAGGACAGGTTATGTATATGAATCTCACAATGCAAAATACTGCAGTAGGCAGcagtaaagaataaaaacatctcGTAGGGTTGCCttcagaaaatattttattggGAGTAGTCATTCATATTTATTAGTAAAGCCTATCAACCTCCTGAAGATATGTTATTTTGTGCTCTGTTGTAATGCAACATAAGTTTTTGCTCCCTAGGATGGAAACTTCCAGCTCCACGTGGCCTTGAATGTTCTCTGAATCCTTCTCacatcatgttttattcttgCCCTAGGTGTGCCGGTCTCAGCAGGGCCCAGCAGACACAGCTCCACACAGATCTCAATGCATACCTCATGGAAAACTGCCAGAAGGAAGTATGTGTGCTCACCGCTGTGGACTGGGTGAAAGACAACCTGCAGCTTTTCATTAATAAGAGCTTATCAGCACCACCGGCTCCGAAGAAAGAGTCTTCCTCTCCACGGCTACAGGAAGTGTTCAGCCGACTATGGATTTACAGTCACCACATCTACAACAAGACGAAGAGGAAGAACATCTTGGAGTGGTCCAAGGAGCTGGGACTGTCAGGCTTTAGCATGCCTGGGAAGCCtggtattgtgtgtgtggaaggtcCTCACTCTGCCTGTGAGGAGTTCTGGTCAAGGTATCTTGAGTGTTGTTATTTTtagcagctgatttcacagCCAGAAGCCTGCTGAGGTCCAAGGTTTATTAATTTTCCTAACTTTTTCCCATTTCACAGAGTGAAGGTTCTGACATGGAAGAAGATCATGATTCGACATAGAGAGGATATTCCCCTTGATGGTCAGGACGAGGACAGCAGGACTGTTGGAAGTATAGACTCCCTGCGCAAATTCACAGGCTTTGAAGAGGCAATGTTTGACCCTCATGGGAACAGAGGTAATCACATGGACCTTGGGCAGCTCTACCAGTTCTTAAATGAGAAAGGCTGTTGTGACGTCTTTCAGCTATATTTTGGCATTGAAGGAAGGTAGTGGTCAGgctctgtgaataaatataCAAAGGTATTTGACTGGTGCCTTGTCATTGAAGTCTCTTCTGCTGAAAATAAGTGTTAActtaaaaatagaaatgcattcattactgtttttttgtttcacatacaaataacatttcTGCACTTTTGAGAAACTATAACTTCTTTATAACTAATAGGCATGTTTTTCAAAAAGATGTTTATCTGAGACTTTTTCTCGAGGACCTCAATTGTATTTGCAATTTTAATACACCATGCAAAGATCACACCTTGCCCTAGGTGTTTCTTTCCATGAGTGGCACCACTGTGTATTACTGCCCAGGCTATTATAGGATTTCAGGTCTAGATACCACATTAATAATTGGACAACATAGTCAACAATATGCTAGCTATCTGTTTATAAAATCTGTTGATTTTCCTCCTATGAATTATAGATAACATAACCGTGGAAAGTCTCTCCAATTTTCTTTCAATGATTTGTTCTTAGATAAATCGTGCATAATTGTGGATTACACTCTGGTGATTAAAACGTGTGGTTATTGAACATGAATCTTATTTTTAGCCCCCACAAGACCAAGAtggaaatttaaaaaacattcatataGATTTGTATGTGGATTTTGTTCCTCTGGGGTTCAGCGGAAGATTATCATATCAAATATGATGGTGATTATATCCCTATAGGAATCGCTCATATACTGTATCTTTAAAAGTCCAATATCAGTTCATACCATTGttgtcatacacacatataaatgatTGTAAGACAGGATGTAGCCTtacacaatatactgtatattctgaTGTTGTAGAAATACCACTGAAGATTGTCGCCTTAAAAGGAGTTTGAACCAAGAGGGAACATTTTAGAGTTCAGACGTTGTTAACAATTAACTGATAAATATGAAAATCAGTATATTGCAGTTGGTAGTACTGCCTTTCCATTAGGACTGTAGTACCAGATCAATACTAGACGACCTGGTGAAGTCCGGCTCAACATAGAGTTATATGATGACAGGAAATCCAAAGGGCACACAACTTGAAGACAAAGCAAGTCCAGTAGTGGCAGCCACTGAATTGAATTTACTTGCAAACTTGCTGGGGTTAAAATGGCCAGCAGATGGCAGCATTATATAATCAAAGTTGGAAAACAAGGCCTCCTTAGATGTTACTGGATGTTAACATGTTTAAGcctaatacaatacacaaccTGCATCCAAAAAGACCAATATTTTCCTAAAATGAAGCAATA
This genomic interval from Cottoperca gobio chromosome 13, fCotGob3.1, whole genome shotgun sequence contains the following:
- the rwdd2b gene encoding RWD domain-containing protein 2B, producing MSYLEWAESQLAEIELLTSMFPTLDELELTDQVALAELRDYVEGSTSTDSPPPSRPHFLIKLKLDTASMERTDVILSCTYPSKYPSVLPEITVRCAGLSRAQQTQLHTDLNAYLMENCQKEVCVLTAVDWVKDNLQLFINKSLSAPPAPKKESSSPRLQEVFSRLWIYSHHIYNKTKRKNILEWSKELGLSGFSMPGKPGIVCVEGPHSACEEFWSRVKVLTWKKIMIRHREDIPLDGQDEDSRTVGSIDSLRKFTGFEEAMFDPHGNRGNHMDLGQLYQFLNEKGCCDVFQLYFGIEGR